A portion of the Mesobacillus sp. AQ2 genome contains these proteins:
- the chbG gene encoding chitin disaccharide deacetylase produces the protein MTKLIINADDFGYSKGVNLGIIEAFQNGVVTSTTLMANMPGAAHAAELAKRNPALGVGIHFVLTCGKPLSSNVPSLVSDKEEFYRMAEIEEFAVIEDIELELQTQFEKFLSFGIKPTHIDSHHHVHSLEKVYQVVEKIAKEHQLPIRKVSKDPNPFQPVQYFNHEFYGDQLTKDYLIGLLDKVLSYETAELMTHPAYIDEQVYTGSSYNLQRVQELAILTDPAILEELKNRKIDLVTYREISVGSLV, from the coding sequence ATGACGAAATTAATTATCAATGCAGATGATTTTGGCTACTCCAAAGGGGTTAATCTCGGGATAATAGAAGCATTTCAAAATGGTGTTGTGACCTCTACTACTTTAATGGCCAATATGCCGGGAGCGGCACATGCAGCTGAACTAGCGAAAAGAAACCCTGCATTGGGTGTTGGCATTCATTTTGTTCTGACCTGTGGAAAACCCTTAAGCAGCAATGTCCCTTCGCTCGTAAGCGACAAGGAAGAGTTTTATAGAATGGCTGAAATTGAAGAATTTGCAGTAATAGAGGACATTGAGCTTGAATTGCAAACCCAGTTTGAAAAGTTTCTGTCATTTGGCATCAAGCCTACTCATATTGACAGTCACCATCATGTTCATTCACTGGAGAAGGTGTACCAGGTTGTTGAAAAAATCGCCAAAGAACACCAATTGCCAATTAGAAAAGTCAGTAAGGATCCTAATCCCTTCCAGCCTGTTCAATATTTCAATCATGAGTTTTATGGAGACCAATTGACCAAAGACTATTTGATTGGATTGCTGGATAAAGTCCTTTCATATGAAACAGCAGAATTAATGACTCACCCTGCTTATATTGATGAACAGGTTTATACCGGAAGTTCCTACAACCTTCAACGGGTTCAGGAGCTTGCTATATTAACTGATCCAGCTATCCTTGAGGAGCTTAAAAACAGGAAAATTGATCTAGTTACCTATAGGGAAATATCAGTAGGGTCGTTAGTGTGA
- a CDS encoding sugar efflux transporter — protein sequence MSRIFSSAKKRLLFIWSIPTFPVLFLINFILGLSMSFFIPFSSLFGLDEVGMTNTGFGIFMTILALGGVAISSYIAKLSDTTFSRKKLLIITAFTGIIGYSLFAFLRNYYALSLTAFFVLGTTAAALPQLWAYARDALRDANVPNEETPLIMNVFRMFFALSWTVGPALAAWLLLMLGFKGLFLFVAGGYLLTFLSIVFLLKEVPKHTESSPESLSVKKWLVKPHIFGNLAAALLLSAAASIHMLNVPQFVTKILNGSEIDVGIIFSVPPIFEVPMMIAAGLLATKIDNGILVRIGFFIAFVYFLLFSLVTEPWQIYPLQILSAAQVSITAGIAISYFQDFIPEAPGTATTLYMNTTQIGSTVGYLFFGLLSEFISYGNLILVYAFSAGAGFVFLAVLGKMKHEEGKDTGSQIHGG from the coding sequence ATGAGTAGGATATTTTCCTCAGCTAAAAAAAGATTGTTATTTATTTGGAGTATTCCCACCTTTCCGGTCCTATTCTTAATTAACTTCATTCTGGGCCTTTCCATGTCATTCTTTATTCCATTTTCCTCCTTGTTTGGGCTTGATGAAGTTGGGATGACCAATACAGGCTTTGGAATTTTTATGACAATTTTAGCTTTAGGTGGAGTAGCAATAAGCAGTTATATAGCTAAGTTGTCTGATACAACGTTCAGTCGTAAAAAGTTGCTGATCATTACTGCTTTTACAGGAATTATAGGTTATAGTCTGTTTGCCTTTTTAAGGAATTATTATGCTTTATCTTTAACTGCCTTTTTCGTGCTGGGAACAACTGCAGCCGCTTTGCCGCAATTATGGGCGTATGCACGCGATGCTTTAAGAGATGCAAATGTCCCGAATGAAGAAACTCCTTTAATTATGAACGTGTTCAGAATGTTTTTTGCACTGTCCTGGACAGTCGGGCCCGCTCTTGCAGCCTGGCTTTTGCTAATGTTGGGCTTTAAAGGTCTGTTCCTCTTTGTTGCAGGAGGATACTTATTAACCTTTCTATCGATTGTTTTTTTGCTCAAAGAGGTACCTAAGCATACTGAATCATCCCCAGAATCGCTGTCTGTTAAGAAGTGGCTTGTTAAGCCGCATATATTTGGCAATCTTGCAGCCGCACTGCTTTTATCAGCGGCAGCGTCTATTCATATGCTTAACGTTCCTCAGTTCGTTACAAAGATTTTAAATGGCTCTGAAATTGATGTGGGAATTATTTTTAGCGTGCCGCCTATTTTTGAAGTGCCTATGATGATCGCAGCGGGATTGCTAGCGACAAAGATAGATAATGGCATTTTAGTTAGAATTGGTTTCTTTATCGCTTTTGTTTACTTCTTATTATTCAGCTTAGTTACAGAGCCTTGGCAAATCTACCCGCTGCAAATCTTGAGCGCCGCACAGGTGTCAATTACGGCTGGAATTGCCATTTCCTATTTTCAGGACTTTATTCCAGAAGCCCCCGGCACTGCGACGACCCTCTATATGAATACAACACAAATTGGATCCACAGTAGGTTATTTATTTTTTGGGTTGCTTTCGGAGTTTATAAGTTATGGAAACTTGATATTGGTCTATGCATTTTCTGCTGGAGCGGGCTTTGTGTTTTTGGCTGTCTTAGGTAAGATGAAACATGAAGAGGGGAAAGACACAGGTTCCCAAATACACGGGGGTTAG
- a CDS encoding M14 family zinc carboxypeptidase, with protein MKKGKKVLAGLSVLALCASLTAPALASNSPNGNLYNENQVYSVNGYTDYAEMVKRLQQIEANSQGRVALEIVGQSNKGRDIYQARVGTGDKVVLIESEIHGNENTGTEAILSMLQYLGSSNSPEAKKIREEITLVTLPKMNPDASELDRRGNDMSWEEVVEDFPQLADAAGPAWNYYNNRILQDRDYNGRPGFDVNRDFNPDLNYVPQASDFPGNSSKAGWYITPESQTVRDVYKSLQAEFGDVNVFIDLHHQGQYYVEGTDDIVTMSLSADFVPDPNKPEGAKYAQYADNYNFEFSKQLNLAAYNALQSLGENSPFNNITLYSQNLDLPGTALGSFALNGSGTVLFEVRGQSHSLGQKKKGQLVKAVETGLYGIINGVVDGSVEQLNPAEYDNIPLTSYSPGI; from the coding sequence ATGAAAAAAGGCAAAAAGGTTTTGGCAGGATTAAGTGTACTGGCTTTGTGCGCCTCACTTACTGCTCCTGCATTAGCTTCCAATTCACCGAACGGAAATCTTTACAATGAAAACCAGGTTTATTCGGTAAACGGCTATACTGATTATGCTGAGATGGTGAAGCGTCTACAGCAAATTGAGGCAAACAGCCAGGGCAGAGTTGCTTTGGAGATTGTCGGCCAGTCGAACAAAGGAAGAGATATTTACCAGGCTCGAGTCGGAACTGGCGATAAAGTGGTCTTGATTGAAAGTGAAATCCACGGAAATGAAAACACGGGCACGGAAGCAATCCTTAGCATGCTTCAATATCTTGGATCCAGCAATTCTCCAGAAGCTAAGAAAATCCGCGAGGAAATCACCCTTGTTACTCTGCCGAAAATGAATCCAGATGCATCAGAACTTGACCGCCGCGGCAATGATATGTCATGGGAAGAAGTTGTCGAAGACTTCCCACAGCTGGCTGATGCTGCAGGCCCTGCATGGAATTACTATAACAATCGCATCCTTCAAGACAGAGATTATAATGGCCGCCCTGGTTTCGATGTGAACCGTGACTTTAATCCAGACTTGAATTATGTCCCTCAGGCTTCTGACTTTCCAGGTAATTCAAGCAAAGCTGGCTGGTACATTACACCTGAATCCCAAACTGTACGAGATGTCTATAAATCCCTTCAAGCAGAGTTTGGAGATGTAAATGTGTTCATCGATCTTCATCATCAGGGACAATATTATGTTGAAGGTACAGATGACATTGTCACGATGTCCCTTTCCGCTGACTTTGTTCCAGATCCAAACAAGCCAGAGGGAGCAAAGTACGCTCAATATGCAGACAACTATAATTTCGAGTTCTCCAAGCAACTGAATCTAGCTGCATATAACGCACTACAATCATTGGGTGAAAACTCACCTTTCAATAACATCACCCTTTACAGCCAAAATTTAGATCTTCCAGGTACAGCACTTGGCAGTTTCGCCTTGAATGGCAGCGGTACCGTCTTATTTGAAGTACGTGGCCAATCCCATTCTTTAGGACAAAAGAAAAAAGGCCAGCTGGTGAAAGCTGTTGAAACAGGACTATATGGAATTATTAACGGCGTAGTTGATGGTTCGGTTGAACAGCTAAACCCTGCAGAATATGACAACATCCCGCTCACATCGTATTCACCAGGAATCTAA
- a CDS encoding ROK family transcriptional regulator — protein sequence MNLSGTPVQLKSLNKKRVLQCIQENSPISRAEIAAKINISKPTVSLLVDELIQEKWIFEKGIGESTSQGGRRPIQLYFNEKAAYIIGTDIGGTKVKTVICDLNGNIVASSSFNTCQYLDSGLLKQIAREIEFMVNKEGIEDEKILGMGAGVPGITETTTGIVVEAPSLNWVRYPFITEAKRYIPYPVHVDNDVNVAALGEQWLGNARDKQSVLFIAVGTGIGSGIIINNQLYRGSSSAAGEIGYMVTDKNDMKNEFKPIFHRYGYLESVAGGKSIGDRLTRCIQKELEHPLHQQALASELSGEVAFKLAKSGDQIALKVIDEAIEHLAYGIVNAASLLNPEIVILGGGVLKSSEYILPKLQEIVNQYLPSSVQLKTSQLGDNAGVLGAVSLFMREHESLIKYH from the coding sequence ATGAATCTAAGTGGAACACCGGTACAGCTGAAATCACTCAACAAGAAAAGGGTGCTACAGTGCATTCAGGAAAATTCACCGATCTCCAGGGCAGAAATAGCCGCGAAAATCAATATCAGTAAACCAACCGTATCATTACTGGTCGATGAATTGATTCAGGAAAAGTGGATTTTTGAGAAGGGGATTGGTGAGTCGACGTCACAGGGAGGCAGAAGGCCAATCCAGCTGTACTTCAATGAAAAGGCAGCATACATAATCGGAACGGATATTGGCGGGACGAAAGTGAAGACGGTTATTTGCGATTTGAATGGGAACATCGTTGCGAGCAGCAGTTTTAACACTTGCCAGTATCTAGACTCAGGGCTGCTAAAGCAGATTGCCAGAGAAATAGAGTTTATGGTGAACAAGGAAGGGATTGAAGACGAGAAGATCCTCGGAATGGGCGCGGGTGTCCCGGGAATCACTGAGACAACAACCGGGATTGTCGTTGAGGCCCCGAGCCTGAATTGGGTCCGGTACCCTTTTATCACCGAGGCAAAGCGTTATATTCCCTACCCGGTGCATGTGGATAATGATGTGAATGTAGCAGCGCTAGGCGAGCAGTGGCTTGGAAACGCGCGCGATAAGCAGAGTGTGCTGTTCATCGCCGTCGGCACGGGAATCGGGAGCGGAATTATCATCAACAATCAGCTATATCGCGGCTCATCCAGCGCGGCTGGTGAAATTGGCTACATGGTGACGGACAAGAATGATATGAAAAATGAATTCAAGCCAATTTTTCACCGCTATGGCTATCTTGAAAGTGTGGCCGGCGGTAAATCGATTGGAGACAGGCTGACAAGGTGCATCCAGAAGGAGCTGGAGCATCCTCTGCATCAACAGGCACTTGCCTCCGAGCTGTCGGGGGAGGTGGCGTTCAAGCTGGCGAAAAGTGGTGATCAAATTGCGCTTAAAGTCATTGATGAAGCAATTGAGCATCTGGCATATGGGATTGTAAATGCTGCCAGTTTGCTAAATCCAGAGATTGTCATTTTAGGAGGTGGTGTTCTTAAATCATCCGAATACATTCTGCCGAAGCTGCAGGAGATTGTGAATCAATACCTTCCTAGTTCAGTCCAGCTGAAGACGTCCCAACTGGGTGACAATGCAGGGGTTCTTGGTGCCGTGTCACTTTTCATGAGGGAACATGAAAGTTTGATTAAATACCATTAA
- a CDS encoding DMT family transporter: protein MVLVNLLPFFLAFIGGLLISIQGLLNSAGSKIIGIPALIAWLSIIQAIPPLIYLLNRQPVIGISQTVTQGFKWYAVSGVIGVIVVASLSFSISKAGALSIFVVLVLGQIIGSALIDQIGLFGTPIKPMNGMKLLSILLIVLGVFLLLKSEPSANSNQSKSQHPANNEINQTVASGNH from the coding sequence ATGGTGCTTGTGAACCTTCTCCCATTTTTTCTTGCTTTCATTGGAGGTCTGCTGATTTCAATACAGGGCCTTTTAAACAGTGCTGGCAGCAAAATCATAGGTATACCTGCATTGATTGCATGGCTGTCAATAATCCAGGCCATTCCGCCATTAATTTATTTATTGAACCGCCAGCCAGTAATAGGCATAAGCCAGACGGTTACTCAAGGATTTAAATGGTATGCAGTTTCAGGAGTAATCGGTGTTATAGTGGTGGCTTCTCTTAGCTTTTCCATATCCAAGGCTGGAGCATTATCGATTTTTGTTGTGCTGGTACTTGGACAAATAATCGGAAGTGCTTTAATTGATCAAATCGGCTTATTTGGAACACCGATAAAGCCGATGAATGGAATGAAGCTTCTCAGTATACTTCTGATCGTTTTGGGTGTATTTCTGCTATTGAAATCGGAACCTTCAGCTAATAGTAATCAAAGTAAAAGTCAACACCCAGCTAACAATGAAATAAACCAGACTGTTGCTTCAGGAAATCATTAA
- a CDS encoding PTS lactose/cellobiose transporter subunit IIA: MMVNLEETIFQIILHGGNGKSSAMEAIAAAKRGDMLGAREKLADASNELNNAHLIQTSLIQGEVRGEKTELTLLMVHAQDHLMNAITLKDLASEFVDLYEYVNLSGGVNA; encoded by the coding sequence ATTATGGTAAATCTAGAAGAGACAATTTTCCAAATCATCCTTCACGGGGGAAATGGGAAGAGTTCAGCAATGGAAGCTATCGCAGCAGCCAAGAGAGGGGATATGTTGGGGGCAAGAGAAAAACTTGCAGATGCCTCTAATGAATTAAATAATGCCCATTTAATCCAAACATCACTGATCCAAGGAGAAGTCAGAGGAGAAAAAACGGAACTCACTTTGTTAATGGTCCACGCCCAGGATCATCTTATGAATGCTATTACATTAAAGGACCTGGCCAGCGAATTTGTGGATTTATATGAGTATGTTAATCTATCCGGAGGTGTTAATGCATGA
- a CDS encoding NEW3 domain-containing protein has product MRKYFVGLLSLLLVVSMLPLSGSAAQTQEPDVDLWNAVKPLDTTVTFLNTGAHPDDERSDFLAYLSRGLGVKTASMIANRGEGGQNEIGNELGNGLGIIRSREMIEAAKITGVTAYHLSETTNDAIYDFGFSKSPDETLSKWDKDVAYERLIRFIRTYQPDIVMPSFRNSPTQHGHHRAMEILSEKAFEDAADPSIYPEQLKEGLSVWQIKKLFLPAESKDTATTSIEIGMYDPIYQMSYPQLGEASRYMHKSQGMGNDIPVAPRQTHLELLYSAVDTNNSNELFAGVPYDLAEWAKTLPKNANSLSVQYTKLQDQLESIIDSYPDRDAVFTQSQKALKDVLRLQKKTENAKLDDELKTDLLHKLSLKEEQLQTASFISSSLDVTAKAASTVLTKGQDTTVTVTLENNGSQKLEHLNVDLLAPEGWTITSSAKDADLAPEITATLTFDVAVPEDAEFYHAYKEPVLQAKVSYKNKGASVEQVKQLEGTIAVLPDAAITLNPEDIIVNTANVQDEIPVTAKVKNYFNGASQAVVSLKVPEGWEVEPKSASVDFSAQFEEKEVAFTLSPPKDIQSGDFKIDAEVAVNGKTFDSTIQEISYDHIGTFYYQYPAQVNGVAFELLTNDNLKVGYIDSGFDLVADYLSNAGMNITKLTEADLATADLSQYDTIVVGIRAYLSRADLIANNARLLKYVEDGGHLVVQYHKPNDGWNKDTTAPYPLTIGNVSIKWRVTDENAKVNVLQPESPLFNYPNKITDSDWDNWIQERGLYYPMAWGPEYQTFVSMADPGEDAFDGGILMANYGKGTYLYTNLVFYRQIQGQVPGGYRIFTNLISYGAQE; this is encoded by the coding sequence ATGAGGAAGTACTTTGTTGGTTTGCTCTCGTTATTGCTAGTCGTTTCCATGCTGCCATTAAGCGGTTCAGCTGCCCAGACCCAGGAACCTGATGTTGATCTCTGGAATGCAGTGAAGCCTCTCGACACGACCGTAACCTTCTTGAATACTGGCGCTCATCCAGATGATGAGCGAAGCGATTTTTTAGCGTATCTGTCACGAGGACTCGGCGTTAAAACTGCCAGCATGATTGCGAACCGCGGTGAAGGCGGCCAGAATGAAATCGGCAATGAGCTTGGAAACGGCCTTGGAATCATCCGTTCCCGCGAAATGATCGAAGCCGCTAAAATCACTGGTGTTACTGCTTATCACTTAAGCGAAACCACAAACGATGCAATCTACGACTTCGGTTTTTCCAAAAGCCCTGATGAGACACTTTCAAAATGGGATAAGGATGTTGCGTACGAGCGGTTGATCCGATTCATCCGGACATACCAGCCGGATATCGTCATGCCATCATTCAGGAACTCCCCAACACAGCACGGTCATCACCGCGCGATGGAAATTCTGAGTGAAAAAGCGTTTGAAGATGCGGCAGATCCTTCAATCTATCCAGAACAGTTAAAAGAAGGATTATCAGTATGGCAGATTAAAAAGCTCTTCCTCCCTGCCGAATCAAAAGACACGGCCACCACTTCAATTGAAATTGGAATGTACGATCCAATTTATCAAATGTCCTATCCACAGCTGGGAGAAGCATCCCGTTATATGCATAAAAGCCAGGGAATGGGCAATGACATCCCTGTCGCACCACGCCAGACTCACCTAGAATTGCTTTACAGCGCTGTTGACACAAACAACAGCAACGAACTTTTTGCAGGTGTTCCATATGACTTGGCCGAATGGGCAAAAACTCTTCCAAAAAACGCGAACTCTTTATCAGTTCAGTACACAAAACTTCAGGACCAGCTTGAATCGATCATTGATTCCTATCCTGACAGAGATGCAGTATTCACACAATCACAGAAAGCTTTGAAAGATGTCCTCCGACTGCAAAAGAAGACGGAAAACGCAAAGCTTGATGATGAACTGAAAACTGATTTGCTGCACAAGCTGAGCTTGAAGGAAGAGCAGCTGCAAACAGCAAGTTTCATATCATCAAGCCTGGATGTGACTGCTAAAGCAGCATCCACTGTACTGACAAAGGGCCAGGATACTACGGTTACTGTAACACTAGAGAACAATGGCTCACAGAAGCTGGAGCATCTGAATGTGGATTTATTGGCACCTGAAGGCTGGACTATTACGTCAAGTGCAAAGGATGCTGATTTGGCTCCAGAAATAACCGCAACCCTCACATTCGATGTGGCTGTCCCTGAAGATGCCGAGTTCTATCATGCGTACAAAGAACCAGTTTTACAGGCAAAAGTTTCATACAAAAATAAAGGCGCTTCCGTTGAACAAGTAAAACAGCTAGAAGGCACAATCGCAGTCCTGCCAGACGCGGCAATAACCTTGAACCCAGAGGATATCATCGTCAACACGGCCAATGTCCAGGATGAAATCCCGGTGACCGCAAAAGTGAAGAACTATTTTAACGGAGCATCACAAGCCGTTGTGTCGCTAAAAGTTCCTGAAGGCTGGGAAGTAGAACCGAAATCCGCATCCGTTGATTTCAGCGCCCAGTTCGAGGAAAAAGAAGTAGCGTTCACCCTTTCACCGCCTAAAGACATTCAATCAGGAGATTTCAAAATCGATGCTGAAGTAGCTGTGAACGGTAAAACTTTCGATTCAACGATCCAGGAAATCAGCTACGACCATATCGGAACATTCTATTATCAGTACCCTGCCCAGGTGAATGGCGTAGCATTCGAACTGCTGACAAATGATAATCTGAAAGTCGGATATATCGATAGCGGCTTCGATTTGGTTGCTGACTATTTATCAAATGCCGGCATGAACATCACAAAACTGACTGAAGCCGATCTAGCGACAGCAGATCTAAGCCAGTATGACACAATCGTAGTCGGCATCCGCGCTTATCTGTCAAGAGCAGACCTGATCGCGAATAACGCCCGCCTGCTTAAATACGTTGAAGACGGCGGACACCTGGTCGTCCAGTATCACAAGCCAAACGATGGCTGGAATAAAGACACCACTGCACCATATCCATTAACAATCGGAAATGTTTCGATCAAATGGCGCGTAACCGATGAAAACGCAAAAGTAAACGTCCTGCAGCCAGAATCACCTCTGTTCAATTATCCAAACAAAATCACAGACAGCGACTGGGATAACTGGATCCAGGAAAGAGGACTCTACTACCCGATGGCATGGGGACCAGAATACCAGACATTCGTCAGCATGGCTGACCCAGGAGAAGACGCATTCGACGGCGGCATCCTGATGGCGAATTACGGCAAAGGAACCTACCTTTATACAAACCTTGTATTCTACCGCCAGATCCAGGGGCAAGTACCTGGTGGGTATAGGATTTTCACGAACCTGATCAGTTATGGGGCACAGGAGTAA
- a CDS encoding PTS sugar transporter subunit IIB — MNILLCCAAGMSTSLLVTKMEAAAKSQGIEVRIWAEGADAVKRHVDSADVLLLGPQVRYLLPQMKKLGEANNIPVDSINPVHYGMCNGEEVLKSAIDLINGHKG; from the coding sequence ATGAATATTTTGCTGTGTTGTGCTGCCGGAATGTCGACAAGCTTACTGGTAACAAAGATGGAAGCTGCTGCAAAAAGCCAGGGGATCGAAGTAAGAATTTGGGCTGAAGGCGCAGATGCAGTTAAACGTCACGTAGATAGCGCAGACGTTTTGCTGCTTGGACCACAAGTACGCTATTTACTGCCACAAATGAAAAAGCTAGGTGAGGCAAACAATATACCGGTAGATTCCATTAATCCCGTACATTATGGAATGTGCAATGGGGAAGAGGTCTTGAAGTCGGCAATTGACCTTATCAATGGTCATAAAGGATAG
- a CDS encoding 6-phospho-beta-glucosidase yields MKKGLKIATIGGGSSYTPELVEGLIKRYNELPVGELWLVDIEAGKEKLEIVGNLAKRMVQKAGLPIEVHLTLDRREALKNADFVTTQFRVGLLEARAKDERIPLKYGVLGQETNGPGGLFKGLRTIPVILDICRDMEELCPDAWLINFTNPAGMVTEAVLRYSNIKKVVGLCNVPIGMEMGIAKLLDVEHSRIRIDFAGLNHMVYGLDVYLDGESVKDKVINLLTDPTNSSFVKNIQGLGWEPSFLKALNVLTCPYHMYYYKTREMVEKDLKNSEVEGTRAEVVQKLEKDLFDLYKDPNLDIKPPQLEKRGGAYYSDAAIRLIASIHNDKRDIQPVNTVNNGAIASIPNDSAVEVSCIITKDGPRPIVMGDLPVPVRGLVQQIKSFERIAAEAAVTGDYDKAVLALTINPLVASDKLAKQIVDEMLEAHKEHLPQFFQKVEA; encoded by the coding sequence ATGAAAAAGGGGTTAAAGATTGCAACTATTGGCGGCGGGTCCAGCTATACACCGGAATTGGTCGAAGGCCTTATTAAAAGATACAATGAGCTTCCTGTAGGTGAGTTATGGCTTGTTGACATTGAAGCAGGAAAAGAAAAGCTTGAGATTGTTGGCAACCTTGCAAAACGTATGGTCCAAAAGGCTGGACTCCCAATTGAAGTTCATTTAACACTCGACCGAAGGGAAGCTTTAAAGAATGCTGATTTTGTTACAACCCAATTCCGGGTAGGTCTATTGGAGGCTCGTGCCAAGGATGAAAGAATTCCATTGAAATACGGTGTACTTGGACAGGAAACGAATGGTCCAGGGGGGTTATTTAAAGGACTGCGCACCATCCCGGTCATTCTTGATATTTGCCGTGATATGGAAGAGCTATGTCCCGATGCCTGGCTAATAAACTTTACAAACCCTGCCGGTATGGTGACTGAGGCGGTATTGCGTTACTCTAATATCAAAAAAGTGGTTGGCCTTTGCAATGTTCCTATTGGAATGGAAATGGGGATTGCAAAGCTGCTGGATGTCGAGCATTCACGCATAAGGATTGATTTTGCTGGCTTAAACCATATGGTATACGGCCTTGATGTTTATTTAGACGGAGAAAGTGTAAAGGATAAAGTCATAAACCTGCTGACAGATCCAACCAACAGCAGTTTTGTGAAGAATATTCAGGGACTAGGATGGGAGCCTTCCTTCCTGAAAGCTTTAAACGTTCTCACCTGCCCATACCATATGTATTATTATAAAACACGGGAAATGGTTGAAAAGGACCTGAAAAATTCAGAAGTCGAGGGAACCCGAGCAGAGGTTGTACAGAAACTAGAAAAGGATTTGTTTGATCTCTACAAGGATCCTAATCTTGATATTAAGCCGCCACAGCTCGAGAAACGCGGAGGTGCTTATTATTCTGATGCAGCGATCCGTTTAATTGCTTCCATCCACAATGACAAGCGTGATATACAGCCTGTAAATACGGTCAATAACGGGGCAATTGCCAGCATTCCAAATGATTCGGCAGTTGAAGTGAGCTGCATTATTACAAAGGATGGCCCTAGACCAATAGTGATGGGAGATCTTCCCGTTCCTGTCAGGGGTCTGGTCCAGCAAATTAAATCATTTGAGAGGATTGCAGCTGAAGCCGCAGTTACTGGTGATTATGACAAGGCAGTTTTAGCTCTGACCATTAATCCGCTTGTTGCATCGGATAAGCTCGCCAAGCAAATTGTTGATGAAATGCTTGAAGCGCACAAGGAACACTTGCCACAATTTTTTCAAAAGGTAGAAGCTTAG
- the celB gene encoding PTS cellobiose transporter subunit IIC: MSKMNDFLENKVMPVAGRVAGQRHLQALRDGIILTMPLIIVGSLFLILGFLPIPGYSEFMANTFGDQWLSKLMYPVGATFDIMALIAAFGIAYRLAEKYGVDALSAGAISVAAFLLATPYEVSFTPEGATEAIMVGGAIPSALMGSKGLFVAMLIAMLSTEIYRFIIQKNIIIRMPDGVPPAVSKSFVALIPGFIVIAVIWVLRLLVEQTDFQSLHNIVGEVLGKPLGVLGGSLIGSLVAVFLIQLLWSCGLHGASIVGGVMGPIWLSAMDANRLAFQGGQELPNIFTQQFFDIFIYIGGSGATLALVFAMVLRARSKQLKQLGRLAIGPGLFNINEPVTFGMPIVMNPLMIVPFVLTPLAMVITTYIAMSTGLVGKPAGIAVPWTMPPIIGGYLAAGGKISGAILQLVNFALAFGIYYPFFRIWDKQKLSEEGGFETTTTSSGKVVNM; encoded by the coding sequence ATGAGCAAAATGAATGATTTCCTGGAAAACAAGGTTATGCCGGTTGCCGGAAGAGTTGCTGGCCAACGCCACTTGCAGGCGCTTCGCGATGGAATTATTTTAACTATGCCACTGATCATAGTCGGTTCTTTGTTTCTGATTCTCGGTTTCTTGCCAATCCCTGGCTATTCTGAATTCATGGCAAATACATTTGGTGACCAATGGCTCTCTAAGCTGATGTATCCAGTTGGTGCTACCTTCGATATTATGGCCTTGATTGCAGCCTTTGGTATTGCATATCGGCTCGCAGAAAAATATGGTGTGGATGCCCTGTCTGCAGGCGCAATTTCAGTTGCGGCGTTCTTGTTGGCTACTCCGTATGAAGTTTCCTTTACCCCGGAAGGTGCCACTGAAGCCATAATGGTAGGGGGCGCGATTCCTTCCGCGTTGATGGGAAGTAAGGGGCTTTTTGTAGCGATGCTGATTGCGATGCTATCTACCGAAATATACCGCTTTATCATTCAGAAAAATATCATCATAAGAATGCCTGATGGAGTGCCGCCTGCTGTTAGTAAATCATTCGTTGCGCTTATTCCTGGCTTTATTGTTATTGCAGTGATTTGGGTGCTGAGATTATTGGTAGAGCAGACAGATTTCCAGAGCCTGCACAATATTGTTGGCGAGGTTCTTGGAAAACCACTTGGCGTTTTGGGCGGAAGTTTGATTGGAAGCCTTGTTGCAGTGTTCCTGATTCAACTGCTCTGGTCTTGTGGATTGCATGGCGCTTCCATTGTTGGAGGGGTAATGGGCCCAATTTGGCTGTCCGCAATGGATGCTAACCGTCTAGCCTTCCAGGGAGGACAGGAGCTGCCGAATATTTTCACACAGCAATTTTTTGATATCTTCATTTATATTGGCGGGAGCGGAGCTACCCTGGCCTTGGTGTTCGCCATGGTCTTACGGGCTCGAAGCAAGCAATTAAAGCAATTAGGACGATTGGCAATTGGGCCAGGATTATTCAATATTAATGAACCAGTAACATTTGGCATGCCAATTGTGATGAACCCTCTCATGATCGTGCCATTCGTATTGACTCCGCTTGCGATGGTCATAACAACCTATATTGCAATGAGCACAGGTTTGGTAGGGAAACCGGCAGGAATTGCTGTTCCTTGGACGATGCCGCCGATCATCGGTGGATATCTGGCAGCAGGCGGTAAAATTTCAGGTGCTATACTGCAATTAGTAAACTTTGCATTAGCATTTGGCATCTATTATCCATTCTTCCGTATCTGGGATAAACAAAAGCTGTCTGAAGAAGGCGGTTTTGAAACCACCACAACTTCGTCTGGTAAAGTTGTCAACATGTAG